TCGGCGACCCTGATGAGCGTGGACTGCACCATTGTGTTTTTGAGGTCCTCGACAACTCTATCGATGAGCATCTGGCGGGGTTCTGCACTCGGATTGAGGTCTCCATCCATAACGATGGGTCAGTGTCCATCTGTGACAATGGTCGTGGTATTCCGATAGAGAGTCATCCAAAATGGGGTATGCCTGTCTTGGAGCTCGTCCTTACCAATCTTCATGCAGGTGGTAAGTTTGGTCAGGGTGCATACAGGTACAGTGGTGGCTTACATGGCGTGGGTGCCAAATGTGTCAATGCGCTTTCTGCATGGTTTCAGGTGGACGTGCTAAGAGAAGGTAGGGTGTACCGTATGGCTTTTGCACGTGGTAAAACTACGCAGCGATTGACAATCCTCGGAGATCTTAAGGATGGGAATCAAACCGGAACAGTGGTTTCATTTTTGCCTGATCCAGAAATTTTCACAATCACCACAGAATTTAAGTATGAACGGCTGGCCGTGCGGCTCCGTGAGCTTGCATTCCTTAATCCTGGTCTTGAAATCATCCTCTCTGACGAAAGAGAAGATGCAGTCCAAAAACCCCGCTCCGAGACATTCTTTTACAAAGACGGCATAAGCGAATTTGTCCATCAGCTTGGAGAGAATAAGCAGCTTCTCCATCCTAAGCCTATTGTTATCTCTAGCCAGCGTGGAGATGTTTTCGTAGATGTGGTGCTACAGTATAACGACTCCTATTCAGATCACATTCTCTGCTTTAGTAACTCGATTTCAAATCCAGACGGCGGAGCACACTTGACTGGATTCCGCACAGCTCTTACACGAGCCATCAATCAATATGTGAAAGTCAATAATCTACTTAAGGAAAGGAGTTTCCTTTTAAGTGGCGAGGACGTTCGTGAGGGGCTCGTCTGCATTTTGAGCGTTAAGTTGCCCAACCCAAGATTCGAATCTCAAACTAAGGTCAAACTTGTTAATACCGAGGTGGAGGGAATTGTCCACTCTGTCGTATATGAAGGGATGATGGGCTACTTTGATAAGGCTCCTACAGTCGCCAAGTGGATCGTGGAAAAATGCCTGATGGCCGCGCGAGCTAGGGATGCAGCAAGACGGGCTAGGGAAACCGTTCGCAAGGGCGTTCTTACTGGAGGGGGATTGCCTGGTAAACTTTCTGATTGTTCAGAGCGGGATCCCTCACTGACCGAACTTTACATCGTCGAAGGGGACTCCGCTGGAGGATCTGCTAAACAGGGTAGAGACCGTCGCTATCAGGCTATTCTTCCTATTCGTGGTAAGCTGATTAACGTTGAGAAAGCGCGCCTAGATAGGGTCCTTCAAAATACTGAAATTCAGGCCGTGGTTACCGCAATTGGAACAGGCATTGGGATTGGAGATGGGGAGGGATCCTTTAACTTGGAGAAACTTCGCTACGGACGAATTATCATCATGACCGATGCCGACGTGGATGGTTCCCATATCAGGGCTCTCCTG
This DNA window, taken from Candidatus Xiphinematobacter sp., encodes the following:
- the gyrB gene encoding DNA topoisomerase (ATP-hydrolyzing) subunit B, producing the protein MAGLHSDLKAQEYGWKQIDRLEGLESVRKRPGMYIGDPDERGLHHCVFEVLDNSIDEHLAGFCTRIEVSIHNDGSVSICDNGRGIPIESHPKWGMPVLELVLTNLHAGGKFGQGAYRYSGGLHGVGAKCVNALSAWFQVDVLREGRVYRMAFARGKTTQRLTILGDLKDGNQTGTVVSFLPDPEIFTITTEFKYERLAVRLRELAFLNPGLEIILSDEREDAVQKPRSETFFYKDGISEFVHQLGENKQLLHPKPIVISSQRGDVFVDVVLQYNDSYSDHILCFSNSISNPDGGAHLTGFRTALTRAINQYVKVNNLLKERSFLLSGEDVREGLVCILSVKLPNPRFESQTKVKLVNTEVEGIVHSVVYEGMMGYFDKAPTVAKWIVEKCLMAARARDAARRARETVRKGVLTGGGLPGKLSDCSERDPSLTELYIVEGDSAGGSAKQGRDRRYQAILPIRGKLINVEKARLDRVLQNTEIQAVVTAIGTGIGIGDGEGSFNLEKLRYGRIIIMTDADVDGSHIRALLLTFFFRQMQELVRRGCIYIAQPPLYQIKRKRHEEYVEDDIQLNRILLTLGAEEVRLVDLSDRKEFTQLQLKEILGLLERLERYGSAVRKLGGDFGSYLASAHPKKGTLPTHLVQIHEGNNETIRYFHDEEELKDFAAANQDLALFGEKVETNSGIGLVSGSQSRRRCRLVTIHETAGIEKLIRELFKWGFRAEHYSVQKTPVFVVVEGTVGDRQIRHVIFAIPHILELVMEIGRRGVQIKRFKGLGEMNARELFETTMNPRKRRLLKVRLDETNAVEADRTFTILMGEMVGPRRHFIEENALNVRNLDV